The Corynebacterium auriscanis genome includes the window GGCAACAACGAGGATTCTGATGGCTGCTGTGCGCGCCGGGGTGGGGCGCGAAACTGCGCACGAGGTTATCAAGGAGCACGCGGTTGGCGTGGCTTTGAACATGCGCGAAAATGGTGGCGAGCAGGATCTGATCCAGCGCCTAGCCGCCGATGAGCGCTTGCCCCTAACCGAAGAGGATCTAAACGAAGCGCTGGCCGACCGGCACGCATTCATCGGTGCGGCGGAGAGCCAAACGCAGCGTGTCCTGCGCCGGGTTACTGAGATTACGAAACGCTACCCGCTGGCGGCGGCGTACACACCAGGGGAGATTTTGTAACCCCCAGGTCGCTCCGGGTAGGCCCAGTGTCGGTCTAGGCAACCGAGCACTCGGGGAACCGGGTGCCCGGGCACCCCCGGGTGGTCAGCCTTAGGGCGTTAGCCCTAAGTCGCGGGCAATCCCCAGCAACCCTAGCTCTGGTGCAGCGGGATCGACCCGCCCGGAATCGAATCCAACAGCCGCTGGGTGTATTCCTCGCGCGGATTCATGAACAGATCATCGGTCTGTCCACGCTCCACGATTTCGCCTGAACGCATCACCAGCGTCTCATCCGCGATCTGCTTCACCACCGCCAAGTCGTGGGTGATGAAGAGGTAAGTCAGGTCCATCTGGTGCTGCAGGTCGTTGAGCAGCTCCAGCACTTGTGACTGCACCAGCACGTCCAGTGCGGACACCGCTTCATCGAGGATCAACGCTTCCGGGCGCAAAGCTAGCGCACGGGCAATCGCCACGCGCTGCCTCTGTCCACCGGACAGCTCTCCGGGGTAACGGTGCATCATTGATTGAGGCATCGCAACCATATCCAGCAGCTCGCGCACCCGCTGCTCGTGTTCCTTCTTGTTCCCGATTTTGTGGATCCGCAGTGGCTCGCTGATCGTAGAGAAAACCGAATACATCGGATCAATCGAACCGTAGGGGTTCTGGAAAACGGGCTGCACGTGGCGCCGAAACTTTAATTCCTGCTTGCGATCCAGGTTCGTGACGTCTTCGCCATCGAATGTGATCGTGCCACTAGTGGGCTGCAACAGCCCCAGAACCATCTGTGCCACGGTTGACTTACCAGAACCGGATTCGCCCACCAGAGCCAATGTCCGCCCACGGTCGAGGTAGAAACTGATGTCCTGCGCCGCCACGAAGTCCTTCTTTTTCCACGGTTTTTCACCGCGTACTTGGTAGATCTTCGTGAGGTTCTTTGCCTCAATCAAGGGCTTATTAGTCGACGCCCCGCTGGTGCCACCTTCCTTGCCCTCTGCACTACCGACTGGCGTGGCCTTGGCGGGCGCGGGGGAGGCCTTGGACCGCTTCGTATCTTCGGAACGCGCACCCTCGCCTGCACGTTGAGGATCGTTTTTGGCCGCGCTCTGTGCAGTCACCTCGGACCTCCGCGCCGACAAGCTCGGTGCGGCGGACACCAACTTTTTGGTGTAGGGATGATGCGGGTCTTGCAGAATCTCCAGTGCAGGGCCCGATTCCACGATACGCCCCTGGCTCATCACCACAATGCGTTGAGCTCGCTCCGCAGCCAACCCCAAGTCATGGGTAATGAGCATCACCGCGGTGCCCAGTTGCGCGGTCAAGTTGTCTAGGTGATCCAGGATCTGCTGCTGCACAGTAACGTCCAGCGCAGAAGTGGGTTCATCGGCGATGAGCAGCGTCGGGCGGGCGGCTAAACCGGCGGCGATCAACGCACGCTGGCGCATACCACCGGAAAACTGGTGGGGGTACTCGTCTACGCGCCGGGATGATTCCTTCATACCGGCCTCATCCAACAAATCAATAGCACGCTGGTGGGCTTCGGAACCGGTGGCGATGTTGTTGTATTTCAGG containing:
- a CDS encoding dipeptide ABC transporter ATP-binding protein, with protein sequence MTSPADSSAPTDSSTASRVGVGNKSDANSNPSPVLSMRGVDIAFGTKKNPLPTVFDVNLEIYPGETVAIVGESGSGKSTTAHAVLGLIPGGGRVTGGTVELAGQDITHFSEKQFTAIRGNTVGLIPQDPMSNLNPVWTIGHHIKEGLKYNNIATGSEAHQRAIDLLDEAGMKESSRRVDEYPHQFSGGMRQRALIAAGLAARPTLLIADEPTSALDVTVQQQILDHLDNLTAQLGTAVMLITHDLGLAAERAQRIVVMSQGRIVESGPALEILQDPHHPYTKKLVSAAPSLSARRSEVTAQSAAKNDPQRAGEGARSEDTKRSKASPAPAKATPVGSAEGKEGGTSGASTNKPLIEAKNLTKIYQVRGEKPWKKKDFVAAQDISFYLDRGRTLALVGESGSGKSTVAQMVLGLLQPTSGTITFDGEDVTNLDRKQELKFRRHVQPVFQNPYGSIDPMYSVFSTISEPLRIHKIGNKKEHEQRVRELLDMVAMPQSMMHRYPGELSGGQRQRVAIARALALRPEALILDEAVSALDVLVQSQVLELLNDLQHQMDLTYLFITHDLAVVKQIADETLVMRSGEIVERGQTDDLFMNPREEYTQRLLDSIPGGSIPLHQS